The genomic region CGCTCTTCATATCAGCTTCAGTAGGGCTCCCTCCTCTTATGGCATGCTGTTAAAACTAACAACAACCAGTTGGTGTCGTAAGCAACAGACAACTATTATCGGAGTTCAAAAATATTCTGACAAACTCAGTATTGCTGTAATATTAATCAACACCTGCCAATACGGTATTCCGCACACCGGCATATGGCTAGTCCACACTATGGAGTGTGTCTTCTGGGTTTACGCTGCCCTGAGCGTCTCCCTCAGCGCATTTCTATATCTCATATTATGGTCTACTCTGTACGCTCAAGTTTATATGCTCTGCTGACCTGGCCGGCTGACTGTCATGACCAGAATCTTCCCCGTCCATACCATGACACCAACCTGGGTCTTCCCAGCGTACCCTCTGTTACTCAATGCCCCCTTTGCAGCAAACCTCATCGCGGCTGCAGATTCAGCTGGTCACAAACTATCAACCAACACTGTTGCAATGGCACTCGGGGCCACTGCTATTCAAGGAACCGGTTGTCTGATCGCTTTCATGATTTCGTCGGCCTTCATATACCGCCTCATGACGCAGAAGCTCCCTAGGGACATGCAGAGGCCCGGCATCGTGCGTACACACTCTCTCCTTTCTTTAACGTTGCTGACCCTTGCTAGTTCATGTCTATCGGTCCCTATGGCTTTACCGCTGCTGGCATAGGTACGTTTCGAATGCCTTGCAACATATGTATCATGTCTGACAACATCAGCTCAACTCGGCAGCCAAGCAGACTTGGTAATACCTCCAAACTTTCTTGACAACCCTCAGTTTGCCGCtatcatcaaagtcatcagCATTCTCGTCAGCCTCTGGCTCTGGGGACTTGCCATGTGGTTCTTCATTGTTTGCGTCGGCGCATTGTGGAAATACTCTCTTTCCGGCCATCATTTGCCGTTCCAGATGACGTGGTGGTCTTTTGTTTTCCCTAATACGGCTCTTGTATGTAACACTTTTCACCACACCACTTTCACTGTATGCTCAATTGGTGTCTTACAGGTTACCGCTACCAGTGTCATGGGTAAAATATTTGATAGCAATGGCCTGCATATATTTGCCTCTGTCATGACCGCTgcaatcatcatcgtctggGCTCTTATCTTCATCAGAATGTGCTGGAGTCTGAAATCGAGAAAACTTCTGTGGCCCAAGGATGGAAAATAGAGCATATCAGGCTGATTGCAGCATGTCACCGTTTCTTGGCCATTCCCTTCCGTCTCATCACAACAGTCTTATTGATTGAGATGTTAGTAGGTCTAGCATATCTAAGGTAACCAGGTCAGCATAAACCGGCGTGATTTCTTTAGCATAAGGGCAGTCATCTCAAATTATTTATTCAACTTTCGGACCTCGCTACTGCAATCCGTTTTAAGTACAATCCTCGATGCAAACATCCTGGCATGACCAAGTCAACGCAAAGAAGATGCCGTTTATTTCCCTGACAGGAACTCCAAAATCTTCGACAATACCGCTCATGAAACCGATCCTTGTCATTGCGCGCCTCTCatgaaaacaacaacaacaatagaATGAACAAAGCAAATATATCTTGGTTCGCTCATGGGAATCTGCAAACGCCGCCAAACTCCATTAGTGATACCTCCGTACTAGCACATACAACCTCTCCTGCGGTCTCCAAGATGAATGACAATAAGTGAGAAGCATGGCGACCTTATAGCTTCGCCTTGACACCTTCTCCAGCTGTAGCCTCGAGATTGACAGTTACCTCGCCTGTCTTCTCCCCGtggccgaagaagatgacttGAACAGTCAAATCATCACTGAgaatatttagtaatatgCTGCTTAACGCCAATGCCATAACTTACCGGTATCGTCGTGAGAAAGGCGAGGGCAGCGTGAGCAAAGCACAGACCTGCTCGTCGTTGTTGCCACCAAGGGCGTTTCGGACAAGGTGTGTAGCAACATTCTTATCCTTCACTGTGAACCGATCCTTAGCATCCGGGTCAATACCCCATTGCTGAACGCGGATGGGGGTCTTGTTGCCATCGGGTCCGGCGGTCTTGCTCTCCTCAACGGGTAATGGTGTTTTTGATGAGCCAAAGATCTTGTTCCATGCAGCATCAAACTGTGAATTGGTTCCAGACTGTCCCTGGGTCTCAATCCACTTGCCTACAAGGCCAACAACCTCTTCATTGGTGAGCATCTCCCAGAGGCCATCGGTTGCCAGGACAAGGAAATCGCCATTCTCAGGGTGGACCTTGGTAGTTGTAACGATAGGCTCGGCGGTGACATAGGGAGGAGTCTTTAAAAGAGGTGAAGGGCTGCGACCAAAGAAGTTCTCGCGCAACTTCCAGGCAACATCTCTGCTCCACTTGTAGACGGCGTCTCCAAAGGCACGACTGGGCTCTAATCCACCAAGAACACGGCCATTTCGGATGACGTGGTCCTCCCCAGGATGCTCCTTGCGCATGCGCTCAACCTCTTGAGGGTTGCTACCCGTCTGATCTTCTGACAGAGCAGTGGCTGTCCACTTTCCGTTCCCTGCTCTGCGACCAAGGACTGCGCGAGAGTCACCAGTGCATGCAACCCGTAGGAGGTTGCTGCGGCTGTCGTAGAATGATAGCAGGGCGCACGATCCTGATAGTGCGGGCTGTAGAATCTCGGCTGCGACGGTCTTGGAACCGCCCTTAAACACCTTCTCCACGCTCTTGTGGACGATCTCGTTATCCAGGTTGTTGAACCCAGTCTTGATGGCCAGATTTACTGCATCCTCAGAAGGAAGATCGCCGGAAGCCTTCTTATAAGTTTCGTTCAATTCGCGGGCGACGTAGTTAATCAGGCTTTCCCTCAAGGTTGCAGAAGTAGTCCATCCCCTGTGTCGTGTGAGTTAACACCCTCTTCTTAAACTGTGATACAAGCTCTATCACAAGATGAATACTTACGAATGGCCGTCGAAAACACCCCAAAACATCCAATCGCTGTTATCTGTCTCGACGGAAGATCTGCTTGGGACTTGGACAATCTTCTCGGCGTGATCGTCCTCGATTGGGTCGTTACTGGGCAGCTGTACCAGGTCGTAACGTGTGACGCCCTGTCCTCGGCTGACGGAAAAAGACTGTTCGAGGCGACGAAGCTTCTGCGTTGCTTGGTCGGGTGTCAACATTTCGACGATGCGACGCCCGTCGTCACTAGTTGCCTTGGAGATGGGCCCCTCGCCAACAATGGTGCCTTGTCTAAGTTCGTCGGCGCCCACTACGAGAACAGTCCGAGTTGGTAATACATCCGCTGTCTGAGTCGATGCGAGGCTAGTCCTAGGGCCTACAACCGAGCTAGGGGTATCAGAGCTGTTCAGAGAGTACCAGGCGCCGTATCCGACAACGATACTGGATACCAGCGCGACTGGCAGGCGACGAAAGTACATAGAGGACCTCAAGGGAATGGCACCTGCAGGGTTGCGGCGAGCGTTTCGAGCGTGTGCACTAGCCTTGGATCTTGCCTGGGCGAGAGTGAAGGACGAGACGGCAAAGCCACGACGAGGAGTGCGGGAGAGGGTGCGGACGGTCGAAGGTGAGGTCGTCCTTAAGGTTCTCACTGCGGCTCGATTCATCTGGACGACGGCGGGGGAGCTTAGGGCCAGCCTGGCAGAAGATTGAAGAATTAGCCTATGGCTATgaagaaaaggcagaaaTTGTTGATCTCTTAATATCAAAAAGGCAACTAAAATAACCGATGACAAAGTAGACAAAGTCAAGGGGTAACAGAAGAACGGTGATACCAGTACCTagtgatggatgatgaaggtggATGGAAGCTAGTAGTGGGTCTGCGCGCTATCTTATCGCGACCATTCCCCTGGGGTgaagcttggtcttgagtGACTGCGAAGATCGGAGCTTGATATTCTTGAACGAATATTTAGTATTTGCATGATCTGACTTGTCTGCCTCGTCTTTGCACACACAGATACACAAAATCTGCCTAGACCTTCCACTGCGATTAATCCTGAGCCCTCCTCTCACACTCTCATAGTCACGTCTCACGTTTTTAGTCTAAACAGTCAGCCCCACGTGAGCCAGTGCGATAGCAGCCGACCTGAGCTTAACTCACCTCAGTGTATAAACCGACGTCTACCGAGGCTCTCGCTCTTCACTGCTGTTTCAGAGGCTCTGCGCTGGGTGACCCTAAGTCCCGAATAAGTCAAGCCTTGACCAAGGTTAGTAGTTAGTAGTCCTGTGAGCTTTACCAACCCCGGATTGTCCTCTCACATGTTAGTGAGAACCCTTGCACACTATCACTATCACTATAGTACCACTCTCTTGATGACATTGAACCCTCATATCTCAGCATCCGTGTTCATAACTCATTGAGTGCCTGCAGATACCAATATTCACCCAATCGAGACCTCCTCCAATGGATCAACAACAGGAGGCTTCATCAGCCCAAGGGTCACTCACTGGAGCTGACCGCATCAGAGCCctgaaagaagagactgCTATCTTCACTGCATTTGACACATACCCGTGGACAAAGGATAAAAGCTTTATGGTAATATTATATCACATAATATCGTATGTCTATAACCCGGTCACTGACATGAATCCCAGTCTGGTCTCTACGCTATTCTTGGCCAACCAGGCCAGCAAAACCCTCAAGCATCTCTCGCAGATATGGCTATCCACGCTCGAATATTCTACTATGCTCAGCGCATTGGTGTCAGCATTGAATTCAGTGCCTACAAGGCGTGGCTTGCCAGTAATCCTGACTATCAGCCCCCAGATGTCCTGCCTGAGGAATATCGCCAGCGAGACGTAGCCAATGCTTCTCCAGTGCCGGTCCTAGACTGGCAGAAAGCTGCACCAAAGACAGATCTATACGTTGATCGAAaaactgctgctgctcagtCTGGCTCACAAGATCAACCAAGTTACCCAATGGGATTTGCCGAAATGATCAAACTTATCCAAGAAGGCAAGCCTGTGCCTGGTATCCGCCAGATCCCAAACACTGTTGTCAGAGATCCTGTAGGTCCAAATCTGAGCGGCGGCAACGCGCCTACGCTAACCTTGATACAGGCTGTGAAGCCAGTTGGAGCGAGAGCTGTTCCCAGAAAGCCGTGGGAAAAGGATACCACAGTTGACATGCCTGCCCTCCCAGATCTACCAAAAGCACTCGACACAGAATTCCCCCCAGTACAAGACGATGGGCCTGTTTCTTCGGCAGCTGGGGCTTCTTAGTTTCCAGAACGCCATTTATCAATATCATATAGCATCAATGGCGTTGGGAGTAGCGTTCGCTGGCAAAAATACACTTGATTCTGACGCTGGGCGGAACAAAATCACCGAGGTACTATAGATGTGGCGACGTACTATCACAGCATATAGGAGAAGCATAAGttataagataataaaagcATCAATCGTTTATTAAAAGGTGTTTAATAACTACCGTGACGACCCGAGTGCTATAGGGAGACGCCGAAACCCAGCATCCGCACAGAAAAACAACATACAAATTCGTGAACTCTCCCTGACCTCTAAAGGCATCCTTTCGGATCACCATCACTCATACTCGCTAACTGACTGAAGAAGCGTGGCTCTAGTATCCCATCAGGCGTGTTACCGCTCACCCTTCGAGTAGCAGCCTATGAGCGGTGGGATAAGAGGGCCAGTCCTGCGAGGGCTGCTGTGGTGATTAGCATCTGCCATCTCCTCCATATTGCAAAATCGATAACCATAATGTGTCCAATGCACCCGAGCAGGCTGTAGCTAGCTGGGCGTAGGATGACGTGTGATCTGTAAATTACTTGCGTTGGGAGATGTTTCTTAAGAAAGGTCGACATATTCTGGTTTGCTACGTGATCTTGACGAGTGGAATGATTGGTGATTCAGATAGGGTTCCTTGACAaggatgaaaagaagaatgaaaagaaaataagggAAGAATCGGGGAGGCTCTGCATTTCCAGCAGGCAGAGTCCTCGTCGATGCCAAAGATCGATGGGCAAGGGAGAAAGACTTCAGCGGTAACCATTGTTGTAGCGCGGCCCAGGTCCCATGCGTCCACCCATCCCAGGGCCAGCACCAGGACCAGGACGAGTTGCGACCGCGTGGTTGGTACAGAGCATACCAACTCGGGAGCCAAACTTGGAACCTCGCAGTGAAACCATGTGCTTTCTGATGTGGGCAGCAACGATTTCGCGATGCTGGGGAGAGGCATTGTTAAGAATCCACTGAATGAGATAGTTGCCGTATTGGTCACTTGCAATGTCAATCAGTGGGATGCGAGTACGGTCACGACGACCTTCACAGACTCGGTCCAGATAACGACCAAGGAATTCTGCACCTCCAATTTTGAGACACTTCTCGACGACCTTCGAAGCGAACTGATCGGTACTGTACTCAGCGGCGTAACGAATAACATGGTCAATAGCTCGACTGCGATCCGGGGGAGCACCGTGTTCACAAATATGCTGGATACACCAGTTGCCAAATTGCCCATGGGCGACGATATCAATGTTGGCAAGGACTTCTTCGATACAAGGGCGCTGTTGGTCCGAGTTAGCTTATAATTTTGACGATCAATGGGTTGACTTACCTTATCCTCTTCGAGGCAGTTTTCAAAAATATTCTGCACAACAAGACTACCAGTCTCTCCCAGGGCAACCTCATGCCACATGCCCCTCAGAGCGTCATTGACAAATTTCATGATCTGTGGGGGTGACTCTGTCCAACGCAGCTCAAAAAGCTTCTGCCAGACGTGGCAGGCATAACGGTGAATGACCGTCTCAGGGATTCGACGAAGAAGTTCGTGAACCATGATAGCCTTGAAGTTTTCAGGAACAGAGTCAAATGCCTTTTGAACGACGTGACATCCGAAGGGATCCATAGAAAGATTCAGCGTGTTGCCCCGAATGGCTTCCGcgatgttgatgacttgGTCAGGTGTCCCATGCTCAAAGCATCGCTGCACCAAAAAGTTGCCAAAGCGATTGATCATCAATGGATAGGCCTGGGCGACGATTGCGTCGACAATTTCGAACTTCTGGTCAGCGGTTccgaccttgagcttctgctgCAGGAAGATGGAAGCTTGTTGATCGTTGTTGCAGACTATCTTGTCAACAATATACTTCCAGTTGCAGTTCACGTTACGATCCAAAAGACGGCGATAATTCAGCGGCTCTGTCGGAGCGAGGTAGGTCTGGTCATCGGGCGCCAACACCTGTCTCGGGTTTAGCGTTCTGTGTGAGTACAACGCAGGCAAACCAACCTCATTCTTCCATCCAGAACCAGTGGTAAACTCGGAAGCGTGAGGTGAGAGAGGTGTCCCAGCAGGGTTGGGATACGGTGGATACACACCCATAGGACCCAACCCTTGGGGAGCATTCAACGGTGTGCCAGGTGCAGGACTTCCCATGTAGTCGGACTGATTCATGGGACTATTAAGTCCTCCTCCGTAGCCAGGTCCGAATGGTTGAGGTGAGTTGAAACGGCCCTCGAAGCGGTTTCCTCGACGCCCGTAGTTCGATCGCATCATCTCCGTATCTGGGGTCAGGCGTTCACTTCGGTATCCTTCCATCACGGGAAAGGGCGTTCCGGTAGGTTCAGAACAAGGTTGGCTGAAGACACGCCCTCCGAGCCATTTTCCTGGGGTTGGTTCAATGACTGGTGCCTGGACTGTGTTGGCAAAGATTGGCTGGTTGCCCCATATCTCTCGGGTACGATTGAATGTCGAAGCGGACATGGCGTCACTGGTGTCAGAGTGACTGTCGTCGGGAGGGCCCCAGGTATTCTCGCGAGGGGGATAGACTGGACCACGAGTTCCGAAAGGGGGCACTTCGGCTGTGGTTTTCACAACGCGTGTCTCGGCTAGTTCCTGATCAAGCTTCGAGATTTCGTTCTGTGCCTGGGCGAGCTGTAACTTCAAACGCATTACCTCTTCGCTCTCGCTACGAGCTTCATCCAAGGTGGCACTTGCAGGGCGCGTGGTAGGAGCTGTGCTTGGGAAAGCATCAGTAGCAGGAGTGACGGGGAGAGAGTTGCTCGAAGATGCATGATCAAATGCTCTCGCATACTGGTTGGTTTCGTCCCTGAGCTTGTTGGCATCGTTTTGCTGATTCAGGGCAGATTGCTGCTCAGAGAGCTTTGCAAGGAGTTTATCCACAGGGTACACCTGATCGGTGGTCGAGCTATCATGGCTGAGTTTCATCTTCTAACACGGTCAGCAACTTGCAAACTCGACATCTCGGACAGACGTTTTGTTTCACCTTTGGAAGGCCTTGGTTCGCCAACTTCGAAGTGGATAGAGCGGCGATGTTCTTCTTTGCAGGAATGCTCTTGCCGGCTTCCTTCTGCGTCCGTAGTTAGTAGGTGGTTACCGAACGTCGGCAAGAAGAGATGCCATCAAGGATGAACTTTATCAGAGAATGTTGATGCGGGAAAAGTCTACTTACCGAGCCCGGGGTAAGTGGCAAGGGATTTGAGTTTTCGGCGTGCACATTGGCAGCGAAGATGGGAACAGTCCGTTCAGGAGAGACCCCAGTAGACCCAGCTGAAGACATGATGTCGCGACAATTGGCCCGAGTCTCGGCGAAGTGGTTTTGGTGATGTAGCAGTCAGATAAGAATTGTAGACGACAGAGTGAGCTGTAGGGAACACACGATGAGATAGTGAACGAGTGTAGATGTGTCAAGTTTGTGGTCCAAGAAGGAGTTGATTGTGAAAGGAAGAGAGTGTAGAGGGGagagagtgaagaagaggaagaaaaggaagagaggatggtggtgaaggaaGGGGAGGTTATTCACTGACGCAGATTTTTCCACAGGGCCAAGTAGGAGGGAAGTGCGGATGAAAGAAGCGTAGAAGCGGCAGGTGCCAGCAGCCGACAGTTACAGCCTACCTAAACCACCACTGCTCCTTCCACTTTTATTGCAAGTGTCAGTCGCAGCGGGCACCCGACTGGCAGTGGAAGCAAATGGGGGTATATTATGGAAGACTATACTACTTTACGGTGACATGGCTCCCTGAATTCTCGAATTTGTTCGAGCATACAGGGAAGTCAGTGTTCCGAATCGTGTACCTGTGATTCAGTATCAAGAGACAGATCGATATATGCAGGACAGGCTCGGCAACACATGGCGCACATGCCGACCTAAGCTCCTAGCTTTGGACTCGTATCGAAGGTGCTCGGTATTCTAGCTGGAAGTTCTTGCTTCAGTTTGGAGTTAATGTCAATAGGATCTGAGTGAGGTAAGAGCGAAAGGAATAAACCAGATGTCAGTCCTTGACTGCACGCGACACAAGGTCAGAGAAAAGTCTTATGATCAAGCAGCTGTGGTATCAAAGAGCTCACCAGCAACCTTTGAAACAGTTTTTATTCAGCGGAGTTGGTGTGTGTCTGCAAATGCATTTGCTACTTCAGTGCAAATCATGTGTTCTTTAGCCGATGCGTCACTGTTAGGGTATTCAGGAGTCATGCGAAGAGCCTTCGAGTTGTTGGAGTATACCAATAGTGGAACAGCCCAATAGACTGAACATAAAGAGGCATAGCACAAAGAGCAGAAATTTCGAAACATGATTGATGTAATGGGTACTGATACAAATGATTATACATACTGTGATGGAAGGCCACTTGAGGATCTATTGGCTCCTACGGCCACCTCCATCCCTCGGCCAGGCTTTATGAGTCGTACAATTAGCGTCTGGATTGGCACATCGGTCAACACTCATGATCCATGGTAAGATGTCTCTTTGCCGCCCGGGCCAACATTGGAAATATCGTCGTCATTATTGTTTGATTTATCGCTTCTTGTGAGTGGGAGCTGCAGGGTGTTAGTACCTAGTTTTTCCCGGTATGCAATCTACATACCTGGAggtcccttcttcttcttgggtgcACTCTTTCCGCGGAGCTTGAGCCTAGAGATCACGCCGTCAGCACTTGCACATATCCTTGAGGTTCCCAATATCTAGCTTACTCTTCAATATACTCGAAGCGatcctcctcaccctcgTCCCAGGTAGCCAGTGTCGGTCCGAACTCTcgcttgagatccttgatcgTCGCTGTCTTCCGAGGATAGTAAGCCGCCATGGCCGGTCCTCTTAATCTCTGTCGTAGGACCTTGTTGCCCATGCGTACACCTTCGGGGTTGTATGAGGTCGCGAAGACCTGGCATTGCGCCTACGGAATATCATTAGATGGACCCAGATCATGTCATGGAGAAACTCACCTTTACCAAGTCCAGTATACGCGCTCGTGGGACACTCATCGTGGCGTCTTTGGTATCAATCGTTGCTCTTGTTAGCTTTTTTGAAGCTTGACTTGACGTCCGATGTGAAGTTGAGCAAAACACTTGATTGGTCAGAGCGAAGATTTAGTGGGTCAACCAAAGGAGTGCCTTGAGACCAACCAAAACTCCGATACCTCCACTCCATTGAAGACATGGGGTGCCTGCGACTAGATTTACAAGTTGGGATTCGATCAGATATCAAGTACTTGTGGAATTTTCTATGGAGTCTGTTATTTCGATTAAAATCCTATTGTTAATACTCATGCAGTGTTTATGAAAAATAAATGTTGTCAATGGCACGAGTGTCAGAAGACTTAACGGCCTTGAGTCAGGGAGCGGAAAATACATTGAGGAGGTAACTTATATAACTGCCTTGGAAAAATAGTATTCGGAAAAGGTCCAACTGAAACTCATCTCCAATAATGTAGTAGCCCAAAGTTGTCTAGGAATTTTCATCACTTATTATGGTTCAGATATCAAGTTTTCGCCAGCTGAGAACGTTCATAGCTGAATTGTGGGTCTTGTCCCTAAGATTTGATGAAACATCGAAAAGCACAGGACTTAGGTTTTTTATTCGCGTCTCATCATAACAAGAATCAATATGTCTAAAAGGCCGAACCAAGATGATCACAGCGTAGAGAATGAGCCACGCAAGCGCGTGCAACTCGTTTCAGAAAAGGTTCCTCTGACTGGCACTATTGCTTCTGTCGCGCCTGGGGTGTCGCGCTGGACCGTGGCAGATATCCCTCCATGCCTACCACCTCTGCCACCGATAAGCCCAGAACTTGAGGAGCAAGTTTTCAGGCATCCTGGGCTAGGATGGCCTAACTATGAGAGGTTGGAGTGGTATGGTGATGCAGCCCTCGAAATGATATCCACAGAGCTTGTCTTTGAAACTTTTGACAGCCTACCCACTGGACGAAGTAGTCAACTTCGTGAACAACTGGTCCGCAACCTCACGCTCTCAGATTATTATCGACAATACGGCATGCAGTATAAAACAAAGATTCCCACGGATATGGGCTCAATGGTGGATTTGATTAGTCGAAGCGGGAGAGACAAGGAGACGATCAAGATCCAAGGCGACGTTTTCGAAGCGTACGTTGGAGCAGTCGTCAAATCAGATCCCCACGGCGCCGCGAATGCCGTCGCTTGGCTCAAAGCACTCTGGGCTGGGACAATCAAGGATCAAATCAGGCAAGCAGAGCAGCATCGCAAAAACGTATTGAAAGGCCAGCGATTTCTAGCTCGATCCTCCGCCACTACAGCACCCACGGAGCAGACAGTCACTACACAAGCTAAACCAACCGTGGGGCCCAAGGCGCCATCGTCGAACAAAGAACGCCTTGCTCGATCAATCGTCGTCAGGGGCATCAAACTTCGTTACGAAGACATGCCTTGCAACAAGAAGGATAAGAACCTCAATCTCCCCTTGTTTACTATTGGCGTCTATCTAGATGGGTGGGGAGAGGCCGGGAAGCTGCTAGGTTTTGGGACGGCTCTcgggaagaaagaagctggCGAGAAGGCAGCGAAGTCTGTCTTGGAGAATAAGAAGCAATTGAAGGTCTATGAAGCTAAGAAAGAGGCTTGGATAAAGGAAGCACGGGAAAAGGAGTCAGCTACTCAGGCATAATGCTAGATAAGAGAATTCTAGAAACATAAAACCGGGGTCACGATGAGATAATAAATACAATACATAGTTCCTCAAATCATAAAATAATTGCcagtaaataataaataaatctataaGTAAAGAAACAGATATATGATAAAAGACGAGAACATTTAAGCTAGAAAATGTCTATCCTCTGATCAGTTGGGACTCAAGCCTAACGAGGAGTTGTTTTATGCTGTTGTGATCATGAAATCAGGCCGAGCTCCAGGCCTTTCCCATGTGAAATGACCCCAGGCCCAGACACATGAGGGTATTGAGGGGAAGCTAGGTAGTTTACCTTACCCCTGGGGAACCCTTTTCTAGTGGAACCGGCCCTGAAAGCACATCCTCCGTGTCCGTGTTGGCGTGCCGTGAAGTGCGCCGAGGTCAAACATTTGCCGATAAACAGGCCTCCGCATGCTCTAGGAACAGatctatcatcatcatccaattGCTTCTGATCGCATTAACTCATCTTAGGTTCAATGACCCTCTTATTTTCTGTCCGAATGGAGTCATAATACACGGCGACTAGACTTCTTTTATTGCCTTATACGTGTAAACTAATTATTCAATCCTTTATTTCTTTCGGTATACCCGTCACTTCACAATCAATTGCGAGCTTCTTATTCTCCTTTCTATTCGGGACCTTTCTCTCTGTGGGGTTCCGTTATCTCGGCCAACAAGCCGCGGTCCGGACGGCTCCAGGTCCGATAAAGGACCCCAGGTCCAAGGTTGAGCTTAAGCTCGACGCAATCGCCACCACCTCTGTCGGCCGCAATTCGCGAGCCGCGAGCCATCTTTCGTCATAAAACATAACCGCCAATATGGCGGACTCAGTAGGTATGCTGCATTTTCCAATTTGCGCCTCATATGGATGTTGTACCACGGTGGCTGACGTGATGATACAGATCGCGTGTTTGTACACGCTCTCAATACCGTCAAAAAGATACCCAAGACTGGCGCATCGAGGCCACCTCCAACCGATCGACTCCGGCTATATGGACTTTATAAGCAGGCTATGGAGGGTGATGTCGACGGTGTAATGGAACGTCCAACAGCCGCCTCCGGAATGGCTTCCGACGACCTACAGCGCGAGAAGGACAAATGGGATGCATGGAATCTGCAAAAAGGACTAAGCCGAACAGAATCCAAGAGAAGGTACATCGAGGCGCTGATAGATACGATGCATCGATATGCGACCACGCCGTAAGCGCTCCCCTGAAGCCCAGCGCAGGTCACGGTACGATCGGGTTACACTAACACAGTCTCCCAGGGATGCCGAAGAACTTGTGTCAGAACTCGAATTTGTCTGGAATCAGATCAAGAATAACAGcccaagctcatcatt from Fusarium fujikuroi IMI 58289 draft genome, chromosome FFUJ_chr04 harbors:
- a CDS encoding related to RSM27 Mitochondrial ribosomal protein, small subunit, which gives rise to MSVPRARILDLVKAQCQVFATSYNPEGVRMGNKVLRQRLRGPAMAAYYPRKTATIKDLKREFGPTLATWDEGEEDRFEYIEELKLRGKSAPKKKKGPPAPTHKKR
- a CDS encoding probable C4-dicarboxylate transport protein mae1, which translates into the protein MAPASDPMVAGAELQPPSPSPVPPSGSTSALATGYESPSEENPPFFSVVASAPAAPGTAHSRHHVVPRPALSQRPSYITAIPPEHTNGHARPGRLLNNESALTSNSLNHVIATAEKGPGNQKVGIRDRIACYQWTYFTMTMSTGGIANIIYSLKWEASWLRGIGLFFFFLNIVLFAMNCILICTRFHLRPGSFVNSFTDQVESLFISASLVSIAVILINTCQYGIPHTGIWLVHTMECVFWVYAALSVSLSAFLYLILWSTLIFPVHTMTPTWVFPAYPLLLNAPFAANLIAAADSAGHKLSTNTVAMALGATAIQGTGCLIAFMISSAFIYRLMTQKLPRDMQRPGIFMSIGPYGFTAAGIAQLGSQADLVIPPNFLDNPQFAAIIKVISILVSLWLWGLAMWFFIVCVGALWKYSLSGHHLPFQMTWWSFVFPNTALVTATSVMGKIFDSNGLHIFASVMTAAIIIVWALIFIRMCWSLKSRKLLWPKDGK
- a CDS encoding related to Type 2C Protein Phosphatase, whose product is MNRAAVRTLRTTSPSTVRTLSRTPRRGFAVSSFTLAQARSKASAHARNARRNPAGAIPLRSSMYFRRLPVALVSSIVVGYGAWYSLNSSDTPSSVVGPRTSLASTQTADVLPTRTVLVVGADELRQGTIVGEGPISKATSDDGRRIVEMLTPDQATQKLRRLEQSFSVSRGQGVTRYDLVQLPSNDPIEDDHAEKIVQVPSRSSVETDNSDWMFWGVFDGHSGWTTSATLRESLINYVARELNETYKKASGDLPSEDAVNLAIKTGFNNLDNEIVHKSVEKVFKGGSKTVAAEILQPALSGSCALLSFYDSRSNLLRVACTGDSRAVLGRRAGNGKWTATALSEDQTGSNPQEVERMRKEHPGEDHVIRNGRVLGGLEPSRAFGDAVYKWSRDVAWKLRENFFGRSPSPLLKTPPYVTAEPIVTTTKVHPENGDFLVLATDGLWEMLTNEEVVGLVGKWIETQGQSGTNSQFDAAWNKIFGSSKTPLPVEESKTAGPDGNKTPIRVQQWGIDPDAKDRFTVKDKNVATHLVRNALGGNNDEQVCALLTLPSPFSRRYRDDLTVQVIFFGHGEKTGEVTVNLEATAGEGVKAKL
- a CDS encoding related to Ribonuclease III, with translation MSKRPNQDDHSVENEPRKRVQLVSEKVPLTGTIASVAPGVSRWTVADIPPCLPPLPPISPELEEQVFRHPGLGWPNYERLEWYGDAALEMISTELVFETFDSLPTGRSSQLREQLVRNLTLSDYYRQYGMQYKTKIPTDMGSMVDLISRSGRDKETIKIQGDVFEAYVGAVVKSDPHGAANAVAWLKALWAGTIKDQIRQAEQHRKNVLKGQRFLARSSATTAPTEQTVTTQAKPTVGPKAPSSNKERLARSIVVRGIKLRYEDMPCNKKDKNLNLPLFTIGVYLDGWGEAGKLLGFGTALGKKEAGEKAAKSVLENKKQLKVYEAKKEAWIKEAREKESATQA
- a CDS encoding related to RNA-binding protein pumilio, which gives rise to MSSAGSTGVSPERTVPIFAANVHAENSNPLPLTPGSKEAGKSIPAKKNIAALSTSKLANQGLPKVKQNVYPVDKLLAKLSEQQSALNQQNDANKLRDETNQYARAFDHASSSNSLPVTPATDAFPSTAPTTRPASATLDEARSESEEVMRLKLQLAQAQNEISKLDQELAETRVVKTTAEVPPFGTRGPVYPPRENTWGPPDDSHSDTSDAMSASTFNRTREIWGNQPIFANTVQAPVIEPTPGKWLGGRVFSQPCSEPTGTPFPVMEGYRSERLTPDTEMMRSNYGRRGNRFEGRFNSPQPFGPGYGGGLNSPMNQSDYMGSPAPGTPLNAPQGLGPMGVYPPYPNPAGTPLSPHASEFTTGSGWKNEVGLPALYSHRTLNPRQVLAPDDQTYLAPTEPLNYRRLLDRNVNCNWKYIVDKIVCNNDQQASIFLQQKLKVGTADQKFEIVDAIVAQAYPLMINRFGNFLVQRCFEHGTPDQVINIAEAIRGNTLNLSMDPFGCHVVQKAFDSVPENFKAIMVHELLRRIPETVIHRYACHVWQKLFELRWTESPPQIMKFVNDALRGMWHEVALGETGSLVVQNIFENCLEEDKRPCIEEVLANIDIVAHGQFGNWCIQHICEHGAPPDRSRAIDHVIRYAAEYSTDQFASKVVEKCLKIGGAEFLGRYLDRVCEGRRDRTRIPLIDIASDQYGNYLIQWILNNASPQHREIVAAHIRKHMVSLRGSKFGSRVGMLCTNHAVATRPGPGAGPGMGGRMGPGPRYNNGYR